One Spea bombifrons isolate aSpeBom1 chromosome 1, aSpeBom1.2.pri, whole genome shotgun sequence DNA window includes the following coding sequences:
- the SIGLEC15 gene encoding sialic acid-binding Ig-like lectin 15: MSIFLLAVNGNSWSFHVSKEVTGEIGKTAALPCVFTHPHKTHDGAMTVIWRIKQPYDGTVVFKCVSNASHEPCKPTINYMNKFKLLGDPRHNDISISIENLTWADNNRYYCRVELSNGRHDKYEAKSGTRLQLSAPPRILNITVGFDHFRGYHAVCVAEGEPAPSLHWTDPVNSHQDAAVTKEILRHHVATELHYLNHDGKYTCSATNAHGKAEGSVYFFKFRAGGGSRVVLAVVWTALGVKLLVVFALLCVLAFYSKGSMKSLAVSSPRAQESTYENYRQREQ, translated from the exons ATGAGCATTTTTCTTCTAGCAGTTAATGGAAACTCGTGGAGCTTTCATGTATCTAAGGAGGTCACTGGAGAGATTGGCAAGACAGCGGCTTTGCCTTGTGTGTTCACTCATCCCCACAAGACCCACGATGGTGCCATGACCGTCATCTGGAGAATCAAACAACCTTACGACGGCACGGTGGTCTTCAAGTGCGTGAGTAACGCCAGCCACGAACCCTGTAAACCAACCATCAACTACATGAACAAGTTCAAGTTGCTGGGGGACCCCCGTCACAATGACATTTCCATTAGCATCGAGAACCTGACTTGGGCTGACAACAACAGGTACTATTGTAGAGTTGAGTTGTCCAACGGTCGCCATGACAAGTACGAAGCGAAATCTGGAACAAGACTCCAATTATCAG CTCCCCCAAGGATCCTCAATATCACAGTGGGGTTTGACCACTTCCGTGGCTACCACGCGGTGTGCGTGGCCGAGGGAGAGCCGGCTCCATCTTTACACTGGACCGACCCGGTTAACAGCCACCAAGACGCGGCCGTTACTAAGGAGATTCTAAGGCATCACGTGGCAACAGAACTTCATTATCTCAACCACGACGGGAAATACACGTGTTCGGCTACCAATGCCCACGGCAAAGCCGAGGGCTCCGtgtatttctttaaattccGCGCGGGAGGCGGTAGCCGCGTGGTGCTCGCAGTAGTCTGGACAGCCCTTGGAGTCAAGTTATTGGTGGTGTTCGCGTTGCTGTGTGTATTGGCCTTTTACAGCAAAG gtAGCATGAAGTCATTAGCCGTATCGTCACC ACGTGCCCAAGAGTCCACGTACGAAAACTACCGACAAAGAGAACAGTGA